In Bubalus bubalis isolate 160015118507 breed Murrah chromosome 3, NDDB_SH_1, whole genome shotgun sequence, a genomic segment contains:
- the SEM1 gene encoding 26S proteasome complex subunit SEM1, whose product MWLCHLEGEAVAEQVIQNPDAEGVWLMVPRLLQSQCRGGNGGGGCGEEDRGLELSYWPESFRAPGVTISEKKQPVDLGLPEEDDEFEEFPAEDWAGLDEDEDAHVWEDNCDDDNVEDDFSNQLRAELEKHGYKMETS is encoded by the exons ATGTGGCTGTGTCACCTGGAAGGGGAGGCAGTGGCAGAGCAAGTCATCCAGAATCCAGATGCAGAG GGAGTCTGGTTAATGGTGCCCCGTCTGCTACAG AGTCAGTGTAGAGGCGGCAACGGCGGAGGCGGCTGCGGGGAGGAAGACCGAGGGCTCGAACTTTCTTACTGGCCTGAGAGCTTTAGGGCTCCTGGGGTCACGATATCAGAGAAAAAACAGCCGGTAGACTTGGGTCTCCCGGAGGAGGACGACGAGTTCGAGGAGTTCCCTGCGGAAGACTGGGCTGGTTTAGATGAAGATGAAGATGCACATGTCTGGGAGGATAATTGCGATGATGACAACGTAGAGGATGACTTCTCCAATCAGTTAAGAGCTGAACTAGAGAAACATGGTTATAAGATGGAGACTTCATAG
- the LOC102401883 gene encoding galectin-9, producing MQSGSGHVGDEELAFTDTQPPYINPPVPFTGKIEGGLQDGHKITVMGRVLSTGENRFAVNFQMDYNDHEIAFHFNPRLEGSGYVVCNTKQLGNWGPEEKKMQMPFQKGSSFEICFEVDSSAFKVMVDKNIFLDYAHRVPFYQVNAISIKGGVHLSYISFQK from the exons ATGCAAAGCGGCAGTGGTCACGTAGGCGATGAAGAGCTGGCCTTCACGGACACCCAGCCTCCCTACATAAACCCA CCTGTTCCCTTCACTGGGAAGATCGAAGGGGGTCTCCAGGATGGACACAAGATCACCGTCATGGGGCGTGTTCTTTCCACAGGCGAAAACAG GTTTGCAGTGAACTTTCAGATGGACTACAACGACCATGAAATTGCCTTCCACTTCAACCCTCGGCTTGAAGGAAGCGGGTATGTGGTCTGCAACACGAAGCAGCTAGGAAACTGGGGACCGGAGGAGAAGAAGATGCAGATGCCCTTCCAGAAGGGGAGTTCGTTTGAGATCTGCTTCGAGGTAGACAGCTCCGCGTTCAAG GTGATGGTGGACAAGAATATCTTCCTGGATTATGCACACCGTGTGCCCTTCTACCAAGTCAACGCCATCTCCATCAAGGGCGGTGTGCATCTGTCCTACATCAGCTTCCAG aaatag